One segment of Pyrococcus sp. ST04 DNA contains the following:
- a CDS encoding 30S ribosomal protein S14 translates to MAKADYNKRKPRKFGKGARRCIRCGQYGPIIRIHGLMLCRHCFREVAPKLGFRKYE, encoded by the coding sequence ATGGCGAAGGCTGATTATAATAAGAGGAAGCCAAGAAAGTTTGGAAAAGGAGCGAGAAGATGTATTAGATGTGGGCAATATGGCCCAATAATTAGAATTCACGGCCTAATGCTATGTAGGCACTGCTTTAGAGAGGTAGCTCCAAAGCTTGGCTTTAGGAAATATGAGTGA
- the rpsS gene encoding 30S ribosomal protein S19 — protein MSLEELAKLLPARQRRSLKRGLTPEQKKLLRKIRLAKKGKYKKPIRTHCRDMIVLPEMVGLTIYVHNGKEFVPVEIKPEMIGHYLGEFAPTRKRVQHGAPGIGATRSSMFVAVK, from the coding sequence ATGTCCCTTGAGGAATTGGCTAAATTGCTACCAGCAAGACAAAGGAGAAGCTTGAAGAGAGGTCTAACTCCAGAGCAGAAAAAGCTCCTCAGGAAAATAAGGCTGGCAAAGAAGGGTAAGTATAAGAAGCCAATAAGGACCCACTGCAGGGATATGATAGTACTTCCAGAAATGGTCGGTCTTACAATTTATGTTCACAACGGAAAGGAGTTCGTTCCGGTTGAGATAAAGCCAGAAATGATTGGGCACTACCTTGGAGAGTTTGCCCCAACGAGGAAGAGAGTTCAGCACGGAGCTCCTGGTATCGGTGCTACAAGGTCTTCAATGTTCGTTGCAGTAAAGTGA
- a CDS encoding 30S ribosomal protein S4e, protein MARKGPKRHLKRLAAPPSWYIERKAYKWAVRPRPGPHNMKTSIPLLYIVRDYLGYAKTAREARKILNEGKFLVDGKVRKDYKFPVGIMDVVSIPETGEHYRVLPNSIGKLILHPISEEEANIKPLRIRNKRMVKGAKIQLNFHDGTNHLIPLSEKDNYFTSYTVLMKVPDREILEVLPFEKGAYVFVTQGKNVARKGRIVDIKRFPMGWPDVVTIEDEEGELFDTLKEYAFVVGRDKPKISLP, encoded by the coding sequence ATGGCGAGAAAAGGTCCTAAGAGGCACCTTAAGAGACTTGCTGCTCCACCATCATGGTATATTGAGAGGAAGGCATACAAGTGGGCCGTTAGGCCAAGGCCTGGACCACACAACATGAAGACTTCAATACCGCTCCTTTACATAGTTAGAGACTACCTCGGCTATGCCAAAACCGCTAGAGAGGCCAGGAAGATTCTCAATGAGGGTAAGTTCCTTGTAGATGGTAAGGTTAGAAAAGACTACAAGTTCCCAGTTGGTATAATGGATGTTGTTTCGATACCCGAAACTGGTGAGCACTATAGAGTTCTTCCAAACAGCATTGGAAAGCTGATCCTCCACCCAATAAGTGAAGAGGAGGCCAATATAAAGCCACTCAGAATTAGGAACAAGAGAATGGTTAAAGGGGCAAAGATCCAGTTGAACTTCCACGATGGAACAAACCATCTAATACCACTAAGTGAGAAGGACAACTACTTCACCTCATACACGGTTCTCATGAAAGTTCCAGATAGGGAAATTCTTGAAGTCCTTCCATTCGAGAAAGGAGCATACGTTTTCGTTACCCAGGGTAAGAACGTTGCAAGAAAGGGTAGAATCGTCGACATAAAGAGGTTCCCAATGGGTTGGCCAGATGTAGTCACCATTGAAGATGAAGAAGGAGAGCTCTTCGACACTTTAAAAGAGTATGCATTTGTTGTGGGCAGAGACAAGCCCAAGATTTCACTCCCATGA
- the rpsC gene encoding 30S ribosomal protein S3 — MAIERYFIREAVREMLIDEFLEKELRRAGYGGLDIKKTPLGTKVIIFAANPGYVIGRGGRRIRQLTRILESQFGLENPQIEVEEIKNPYLNAKVQAVRLAQALERGIHFRRAAYAAMRAIMNNGARGVEIRLSGKLTGERAKSIRFYQGYLAKVGNPAETLVSKGYAQALLKLGVIGVKVAIMPPDARLPDEIEIIEKPVEEEVAPNEAE, encoded by the coding sequence ATGGCAATTGAGAGGTACTTCATCCGCGAGGCAGTTAGGGAGATGCTCATCGATGAATTCCTCGAAAAGGAGCTAAGAAGAGCAGGATATGGGGGCCTTGATATTAAAAAGACCCCCCTTGGAACTAAGGTTATAATATTTGCCGCAAATCCTGGTTACGTCATAGGCAGGGGTGGTAGGAGGATAAGGCAGTTAACTAGAATCCTAGAGAGCCAATTTGGGCTTGAGAACCCCCAGATTGAGGTTGAAGAAATTAAGAACCCTTACCTTAACGCCAAGGTTCAGGCTGTAAGATTGGCTCAGGCTCTTGAGAGGGGAATTCACTTCAGGAGGGCAGCTTACGCAGCTATGAGGGCAATAATGAACAACGGAGCAAGAGGTGTTGAGATAAGGCTAAGCGGTAAGCTGACTGGTGAGAGAGCTAAGAGCATAAGGTTCTACCAGGGATACTTGGCAAAGGTTGGAAACCCAGCGGAGACCCTCGTAAGCAAGGGCTATGCACAGGCCCTTCTAAAGCTTGGAGTCATTGGAGTTAAAGTTGCCATAATGCCTCCAGATGCAAGGCTCCCCGATGAAATAGAAATCATTGAAAAGCCAGTAGAAGAGGAGGTGGCACCAAATGAGGCCGAGTGA
- the yciH gene encoding stress response translation initiation inhibitor YciH has product MVPRIVNPLDEMLFKEVLKEQQRIRVYTERARYGKIKTIIEGIDEKEFDLEEIAKKLKAKLACGGTAKNGRIELQGDHRDRIKKLLAELGFSEELIEVE; this is encoded by the coding sequence TTGGTGCCGAGGATAGTAAACCCCCTTGATGAAATGCTCTTTAAGGAGGTCCTTAAGGAGCAGCAGAGAATCCGAGTTTACACAGAAAGGGCAAGGTACGGAAAAATAAAGACGATAATTGAGGGCATAGATGAAAAGGAGTTTGACCTCGAAGAGATCGCAAAGAAACTGAAGGCGAAGTTAGCATGCGGAGGAACAGCAAAGAACGGAAGAATAGAGCTTCAGGGAGATCACAGAGACCGTATCAAGAAATTGTTGGCAGAACTTGGATTTTCAGAGGAGCTCATAGAGGTAGAGTAA
- the rpmC gene encoding 50S ribosomal protein L29, with protein MRPSEIREMSIEEIDAKIRELRLQLAKERGMLTMGTSLENPMVIRNLRRDIARLLTIKKEKLREMRKK; from the coding sequence ATGAGGCCGAGTGAAATCAGGGAGATGAGTATTGAGGAGATCGATGCTAAAATTAGAGAGCTCAGGCTTCAACTCGCTAAAGAGAGAGGAATGCTTACGATGGGAACTTCCTTAGAGAATCCGATGGTTATTAGGAATTTGAGAAGGGATATTGCCCGCCTCTTAACAATAAAAAAGGAGAAGCTTAGAGAAATGCGCAAAAAGTGA
- a CDS encoding ribonuclease P protein component 1, whose amino-acid sequence MRRNSKERKNRASGRSQRPYQEIVGRTWIFRGAHRGRVNRKNIIWHELIGLKARVVGSMHPGFIGIEGYVVDETRNTLVIVGEKVWRVPKDVCIFEFETEDGTKIKISGERLVGRPEMRLKKRWRK is encoded by the coding sequence ATGCGGAGGAACAGCAAAGAACGGAAGAATAGAGCTTCAGGGAGATCACAGAGACCGTATCAAGAAATTGTTGGCAGAACTTGGATTTTCAGAGGAGCTCATAGAGGTAGAGTAAACAGGAAAAACATTATCTGGCACGAGCTCATTGGACTGAAGGCTAGGGTAGTTGGCTCTATGCATCCTGGGTTTATAGGAATTGAGGGATATGTCGTCGATGAGACCAGAAATACCTTGGTGATAGTAGGGGAGAAGGTTTGGAGAGTTCCTAAGGATGTTTGCATCTTTGAGTTTGAGACCGAGGATGGCACAAAAATTAAAATATCTGGTGAAAGATTGGTGGGCAGACCTGAGATGAGATTGAAGAAGAGGTGGAGAAAATGA
- a CDS encoding 50S ribosomal protein L5, with the protein MAVAIPNREEILADWEAHPMRRPRVAKVTINIGVGESGERLTKAERMLEQLVGQKPIRRKAKKTNRDFGIRRGEPIAVKVTLRGPKAYEMLRRLLAAVDNKLKASSFDEHGNVCFGIEEHINIPGVEYDPEIGIFGMDVCVTLERPGFRVARRKRKRAKIPTRHKLTKEEGMLYMMEEFGVEIVEG; encoded by the coding sequence ATGGCAGTAGCAATACCGAACAGGGAGGAAATACTTGCTGATTGGGAAGCTCACCCGATGAGAAGGCCAAGAGTGGCTAAGGTTACCATAAACATTGGAGTCGGAGAGAGCGGTGAGAGACTTACCAAGGCTGAAAGGATGCTCGAGCAACTAGTTGGTCAAAAACCCATTAGGAGGAAGGCAAAGAAGACAAACAGAGACTTTGGAATTAGAAGAGGAGAACCTATAGCAGTCAAAGTGACTTTAAGAGGCCCAAAAGCTTATGAAATGCTTAGAAGGCTACTTGCAGCCGTTGATAACAAGCTTAAGGCATCAAGCTTTGACGAACATGGAAATGTGTGCTTTGGTATTGAGGAGCACATAAACATACCAGGAGTTGAATATGATCCAGAGATAGGAATATTTGGAATGGACGTGTGTGTCACCCTAGAGAGGCCAGGGTTTAGGGTTGCGAGGAGGAAAAGGAAGAGGGCAAAGATACCCACAAGACACAAGCTAACAAAGGAGGAAGGAATGCTATATATGATGGAAGAGTTTGGAGTTGAGATCGTGGAGGGATGA
- the rplX gene encoding 50S ribosomal protein L24, with the protein MKLNSKQPRKQRKFLYNAPLHLRQKMMSAPLSKELREKYKVRNLPVRVGDKVRIMRGDFKGHEGKVVEVDLKRYRIFVEGATIRKTNGTEVFYPIHPSNVMIIELNLDDEKRKKIIERRAG; encoded by the coding sequence ATGAAGCTAAACTCAAAACAACCAAGAAAGCAGAGAAAGTTCCTTTATAATGCTCCCCTTCATCTCAGGCAAAAGATGATGTCAGCTCCCCTAAGCAAGGAGCTTAGGGAGAAGTACAAGGTTAGAAACCTCCCGGTTAGGGTTGGAGATAAGGTTAGGATAATGAGGGGTGACTTCAAGGGACACGAAGGGAAAGTCGTTGAGGTAGATCTTAAGAGGTATAGAATCTTCGTCGAAGGTGCCACCATCAGAAAGACAAACGGCACTGAGGTATTCTATCCAATTCATCCCTCAAACGTTATGATAATTGAGCTTAATCTCGATGACGAGAAAAGAAAGAAAATAATTGAGAGGAGGGCTGGATAA
- a CDS encoding 50S ribosomal protein L14 produces the protein MAKKGAGATRGVSPVRPTRALPIGAYLTVADNSGAKVIQIIGVVEYHGTRRRLASAGVGDMVVATVKKGRPDMRHQVVRAVIIRQRKEYRRLDGMRVKFEDNAAVIVTPEGVPRGTEIRGPVAREAAERWVRIGSIASIIV, from the coding sequence ATGGCAAAGAAGGGAGCAGGTGCTACGAGAGGTGTCAGCCCCGTAAGGCCAACTAGGGCTCTTCCCATAGGGGCTTACCTAACTGTTGCAGATAACAGTGGTGCAAAAGTCATTCAGATAATAGGTGTAGTTGAATACCACGGAACGAGAAGGAGGCTCGCGTCAGCAGGCGTTGGCGACATGGTCGTTGCAACTGTAAAGAAGGGAAGACCTGATATGAGGCACCAAGTTGTTAGAGCTGTTATAATTAGGCAGAGAAAGGAGTACAGGAGACTTGATGGCATGAGAGTCAAGTTTGAAGACAATGCAGCAGTAATAGTTACACCCGAAGGAGTTCCAAGGGGGACAGAAATTAGAGGTCCAGTTGCGAGAGAAGCAGCTGAGAGATGGGTTAGAATTGGAAGTATAGCGAGTATAATTGTGTGA
- a CDS encoding 30S ribosomal protein S17, producing MMRDIGLRVQPPAEKCDDPKCPWHGHLKIHGRVFEGIVVSDKPRKTVTVERQYYHYLKKYERYELRRSRIHAHNPPCINAKVGDRVLIAETRPLSKTKHFVVVAVLERAEERR from the coding sequence ATGATGAGAGACATAGGTTTGAGGGTTCAACCTCCTGCTGAAAAGTGTGACGATCCAAAATGTCCCTGGCATGGGCACCTTAAAATCCATGGTAGAGTGTTCGAGGGAATCGTAGTCAGCGACAAGCCAAGGAAGACTGTCACAGTCGAGAGGCAGTACTATCACTATCTCAAGAAATATGAGAGATATGAGCTCAGGAGGAGCAGAATACATGCTCACAACCCACCATGCATAAACGCGAAGGTTGGAGATAGAGTACTGATTGCAGAAACAAGACCCTTGAGCAAGACCAAGCACTTTGTTGTTGTTGCTGTCCTTGAGAGGGCGGAAGAGAGGAGGTGA
- the rplV gene encoding 50S ribosomal protein L22, giving the protein MGKRFGYSFQNFDPERMARASGRDLRISPKLAVEVCRELRGMMLNDAIKYLDDVIALKRPVPLRRYNDSQGHKPGKGFGPGRYPVKVAKAIKKILLNVKNNAQQKGLDPDKLKIIHIAAHRGPVLRGWYPRAFGRATPFNEQTTHIEVVVEEIRR; this is encoded by the coding sequence ATGGGCAAGCGCTTTGGCTACTCTTTCCAAAATTTTGATCCAGAGAGAATGGCTAGGGCTAGTGGAAGAGACCTAAGAATTTCACCAAAGCTCGCAGTAGAGGTATGCAGAGAACTTAGGGGAATGATGCTCAACGATGCAATAAAGTATCTTGACGATGTTATTGCTCTTAAGAGGCCTGTTCCACTGAGAAGGTATAACGATAGTCAAGGACACAAGCCAGGAAAGGGATTTGGCCCAGGAAGGTATCCAGTTAAGGTTGCAAAGGCAATTAAGAAGATCCTCCTTAACGTTAAGAATAATGCCCAGCAAAAAGGTCTCGACCCCGATAAGCTGAAGATAATCCATATCGCTGCCCACAGAGGTCCCGTCCTTAGGGGATGGTATCCGAGGGCATTTGGTAGGGCTACCCCCTTTAACGAGCAGACCACCCACATTGAGGTAGTAGTTGAGGAGATTAGGAGGTGA